In the Blautia coccoides genome, TGGCTGCAGAATTTCTGGACAGTGATGTACGCTTTGCAGGGGCAGGAGACAGGGAATATGCGTGTGGAAAACAGAAGGTGGTGGATTATTTCTGTAAGGACATACATAATATAAGGGATGCATTTTATCCGGAAGTTTCTGTTATCGATGAACAGCCTCTGAGCGAAGAGATCATAAGCCTTTCCTGCAGGGTGGATTTAAAAAACGAGACGTACGCCTGGCAGATGCGGGTGCATTTCACCCTGGCGCTGCAGAGCGAAGGGTGGCGGATCAAAAGCATTTGCCTTTTAGATACCAAGAGTGGCCAGGAGGAGCAGCTACATATCTATAACAATATTCCTGGAGCTGTATTTTGCTGTAGATTTGATGACTCCTTTTCCGTCATTGAAGCGAATGACGGCCTTTTTGAATTTCTGGGATACACCAGAGAGGAGTTCGCCGCCATGGGCAATAAGATGTCTTCTGTTATCTATCCGGAAGACCTGGCAGTCATGACGGAGAAACTGAAGGAGCAGTTAAAGTACGGCAATACCATACATAACCAAAACCGGCTGGTCTGCAGGGATGGTTCCGTCAAATGGATTTCCATAAAGGCCCAGCTCTTTACTGAAAAATCAGGAGAACAGTATTTTTATTGTGTTTTTGTGGATGTCACTGAGGAAAAGCAGATCCAGGAGAAATCCAGGGAATTATTTGAAAAAGAGATGGCTTACTTTGCGGAGCTGTCCTCTTCCGAGAAAAATTTCCGCGGCCGGATGAACGTGACGAAAAACTGCGTGGAGAGCTACGTATCTGCCCTTGACGACGCCATAACCCATGTGGGAGCCACCTATGAGGAGACGGTGCGGAATATGTCCCAGTCCGCTGTGGACTGGCAGTATGGAGAAAAGATCAGCAGTGCCCTAGACAGGGAGAAGGTATTAGCGGATTACAGTGCAGGAAAAGTGGATCACAGGTTTGAATTTTTGAGAAGGAGAAAAGACGGAAGTGTGTTCTGGAGTAATACCAACTTTCGTTTCCAGCAGAATCCCCAGACCGGTGATATTATGGTTTTCTTCTATACATTTGATGTGACGGAGCAGAAAACCCAGGAACAGATCTTAAAAAAGATAACGGATCTTGGCTTTGAGTTTATCGCTGACATTGATATCCGCCGCGATACCTATCAACTGATATCCTTTGACGAAGATGCATACGGAATCCTGCCAAAGAGCGGGCACTTCCAAAAGGAGGTCAGGGAGATAGCAGAGAGCACAATGGAGGGAGCAGCCCGTGAATCGTATCTGAAGTACCTGGAATACAGTTATATGGAGGAACGGCTGGAGGAATGTGAATCCTATTCCTTTATTGTAGAGATGAAAAATGAGGCCAAGGAGCCGCGGGTCAAGCGCTGCGAGGTCTTCTACATAGATCGGGAACTGGGACGGGCCTGCCTGGCAAGAACGGATGTGACAGATGTGGTCCGTCAGGAGCAGCGCCAGAAGGAAGAAATGGCAGCAGCTCTGGTGGCGGCAGAGCAGGCAAACGCGGCAAAGTCAGATTTTCTTTCCCGTATGAGCCATGAAATCCGTACGCCTATGAATGCCATTATCGGTATGAGTGCCATAGCGGCCCAGTCCATAGGAGACGATGAGCAGGTGGCAGACTGTATTGCCAAGATAGGAATCTCATCGCGCTTTCTTTTGTCACTGATCAACGATATTCTGGATATGAGCAGGATCGAGAGCGGCAAGATGCTGCTGAAGAATGAAAAGATCCCCATGGAAGAATTTTTAAATGGGGTCAATTCTATCTGCAATGCCCAGGCCGCGTCAAAGTGTGTGGATTACGAGTGTATTGTGGACCCCGTGCTGGATGATTACTACATGGGGGATGCCATGAAGCTGCAGCAGGTGCTCATCAACATTTTGTCCAATGCCATTAAATTCACCCGTGAGGGCGGCAAAGTAAATTTTTCTGTTGCCCAGATGCGCAGAACAAAAAATGATGCGGTTCTCCGGTTTGTCATCAATGATACCGGTGTAGGCATGAATGAGGAGTTTATTCCTCATATATTTGAACCTTTTTCCCAGGAGAGCACAGGTACTACAGCCCTCTACGGAGGTACCGGCCTTGGGCTTGCCATTTCCAAAAACATTGTGGACATGATGGACGGGCGCATTATTGTGCGCTCTATCAAAGGAATCGGTTCTGAGTTCACTGTGGATGTGAAGCTTGGCATCACAGAGGAGGAAAAGCTGCATCACAGCCAGAAAAAACAGAATTATAATTTTTCAAATCTCAAGACATTGGTTGTGGATGATGACGTGGCTGTCTGTGAGAGTGCCATGGTCACCCTGAAAGAGATGGGAATATCTGCAGAGTGGGTGGACAGCGGTCCAAAAGCCGTAACCCGGGTACGGAATCTGTGGAACAACGGAAAATATTTTGATATGATACTGATCGACTGGAAGATGCCGGAGATGGACGGCATAGAGACTGCACGGCGCATCCGCAGCATTGTGGGGGCTGAGGTGACGATCATTATTGTGACAGCATATGATTGGAGTTCCATTGAGCATGAGGCAAAGATGGCCGGTGTCAATCTGCTGATCAGCAAGCCTATGTTTAAGTCCTCCCTCATATTCGCCTTTTCCAAAGCCCTTGGTAAAAAGGAAGAGGAAAAGGAAAAGAAAAAAGATGCGGAAATGGACTATGATTTCACAGGGAAACGTGTGCTTTTGGCAGAGGATCATCCTCTGAATACGGAAATCGCGGTTATGCTTTTGGAGGGGAAAGGCTTTACTGTGGAGACTGCGGAGAACGGTCTGCGTGCCCTGGAGCTGTTCAGCAAATCAGAGGAGGGATATTACGATGCTGTATTGATGGATATCCGTATGCCTCTCATGGATGGACTGACAACGGCTACCAACATCCGTCATCTCAGCAATTTAGACGCGAAGACTATTCCGATCATTGCCATGACTGCGAATGCCTTTGATGATGATATTGAAAAAAGTAAGGCGGCAGGGATGAACGCTCACCTGGCAAAGCCCATAGATCCGGCAAGACTGTTTCAGACCTTGTATGACTTTATTTTCAGAAAGGAAGACTGAATGAGCGCGGAATAATACTTCTGTCCAAGGGGCAGGCTCAAAGAGAGAGCCTGCCCCTTGTCCGGGAAGGCGGGACTGTAAGGAGGAATTACATGGATAAGATATTTGTGGTGGAAGATGAACGGAAGCTTTGCAGGGAGCTTATGGCAGTTCTTGAAAAAAACGGATATAGCTGTGTCAGCTCTGAAAATTTTGAGCATATGGCAAAAGAGATCCTGGATGCGGAGCCAGATCTGGTCCTTCTTGACATAAATCTTCCGGGCTGTGACGGCTTCAGCATCTGCAGAGAAGTGCGGCAGTCCTCCCAGGTGCCTATCCTCATTGTCACAAGCCGGGATACCAATATGGATGAAGTGTTCGGGTTCCATGTGGGAGCAGATGATTTTATTACAAAGCCTTATAACATCCATGTGCTTCTTGCACGTATGGAGAGACTTCTCAAACGCTGGGGCGGCCAGCAAAAGCCTGATCTGCGTCTGACCCACAAAGGTGTTGTCCTGGATATTTTGAAATCCCGTATAGAGTATGACGGCAAACAGGCTGACCTTACTAAAAACGAGCTGGGTATCATGCGGATCCTCATGGAAAATAAGGGGAATGTAATCCCCAGGAATGAAATCATCAAAGCCCTGTGGGAACAGGACGAGTTTGTGGAGGACAGCACCCTTACGGTGAACATTAACAGAATCCGAAAGAAACTGGAGAATATGGGGGTTACTGATTTTTTGGTTACCAGAAGAGGGCATGGCTATCAAGTGTAAAGGAGTATGGAGCATGAAGTTTTCCCAATATCTGAGAGATAAGAGCATGGAGTGTATCCTATTTACAGGGACAGGTATCGCGACCGGTATGTTTCTTCTGGTACTCTCCGCAGAGCTGCCTGTGATCCTTATGTGTGAGCTGCCGTTTTTCTTTGTGTTTTTCTTGTGCCTGTATCTGGATCACAGCAGGAAAAAGGAATATTATGAATCCCTGTTACAGGTATTTGAAGATTTGGATGAAAAAAGATATTTATCTGAAACGGTGGAAAGGCCGTCTTTTTTGGAGGGAAAGATATGCCACTCCATTTTAAGGCAAATGGAAAAGGACATGAATGACCAGGCCATTAAGCAGGAAATGGAATTCAGGGTATACAAAAATTACATTGAATCCTGGGTGCATGAGGTAAAGCTTCCCATTGCCTCCTCCAAACTGCTGATTGAAAACCACAAAAATGAAGTGACTCTGAGTCTGGAGGAGGAGCTGGACAGGATTGACAATTATGTGGAACAGGTCCTCTATTATGCCAGGAGTGAGAACGTGGAGGAGGATTATCACCTGGAATGGACAAATCTGGAGCCGGTGATCCGGCAGACGGTAAAGCGTTTTGCCAGAGACCTTATCAGCCACAAGGTTATGCCCTCCATAGAGGTCCAAGAGTGCACTGTGATGACGGATGAAAAATGGCTTTCCTTTATCCTGGGACAGCTCATACAAAACGCAGTAAAATACTGCGGCCCTGATGCCAAACTCCGCTTTTACGTGCGGCAGAAGGAGGGAGAGACTTTTTTATATGTGGAGGACAACGGCATAGGTATTGCCGCCAGGGATCTGCCCAGAGTCTTCGACCGGGGGTATACGGGAGAGAATATCAGAAAAACCTCAAATGCCACAGGCATGGGACTGTATCTGTGCAGACAGCTTTGTCTTAAAATGGGTCTGAGCCTTGCCATTGATTCACAACAGGGCCGTGGGACCAGTATCTGCATTGGTTTTCCAAACTGTGGGCCAAAGGAAACATAACAAAAATGTAATATAAATGTTAGACATATCTGTGGATGTCCCGGAAAAACTAAAGTATCATAGGTGTAGAGTAAGGAGGTACAGATATGCAGACAATATTAAAAGCAGAAAATATTCAAAAATATTATAAAAATAAAGGCAGTATTACCAAGGCGGTAGACAACATCAGCTTTGAGGTGGAAAAAGGTGATTATGTGGGGATCATGGGAGCTTCCGGCAGCGGAAAATCCACCCTGTTAAACTGCATTGCCACCATAGACAACGTTACCGCGGGTAAGCTCTATGTGGGAGGAAAGGAGATCACAAAGCTGAAAGAAGAACAGCTCTCCGCCTTCAGAAGAGAACAGTTGGGATTCGTTTTTCAGGACTTTAATCTTCTGGATACCCTTAACGCCCACGATAACATTGCGCTGGCGCTGGCTATTCTTGGGGAAAAGCCCCGAAAGATAGAGGCCAGGGTTGCATCCATAGCGGATATTCTTGGGATCAGCGATATACTTGAAAAATACCCCTATGAAATATCAGGGGGACAGAAGCAGCGTATAGCCTGCGCAAGAGCAGTCATAACAAATCCGTCCCTGATACTGGCAGATGAGCCGACAGGCGCTCTGGATTCCAAGTCCTCCGGCATGCTGCTGGAAAATTTCAGAAAGCTGAATGAGGAACTGGAAGCCACTATTTTAATGGTTACCCATGATGCGTTTACAGCCAGCTACTGCAAACGGATCCTGTTTATCAAGGACGGAAAGATTTTTAATCAGATAACAAGAGGGAATGACAGCAGAAAGCAGTTCTTTGAAAGGATAATCGATGTGGTGACATTCCTGGGAGGTGACCATGGCAATGTTATCTGAGAAGAACAACGTATCGGATGTTATGTTCCAAAGGCTGGCAAGGAATAATGTAAAAAAGAATATGCGCCATTATCTCATATACTTTATCACGCTTCTGTTCAGCGTTTCCATGCTCTATACGTTTAATTCTATCGGCGCACAGTTTTCCATGCTGAATATGTCGGACAGAGGAAGCTACCTGGCCTTTTCTTCGGGTATGATGGCAAGCGTCTCCGTGTTTATCAGTCTGATCTTAGGTTTTTTGGTGGTCTATGCCAATAAATTCCTGATGCGCAGAAGAAAAAAAGAGCTGGGAATATATATCACTCTTGGGATGAGACAGAAGGATATATCCAGGATGCTGGTAAAGGAGACCGTGATCATAGGCGGGCTGTCTCTTATATGGGGGATACTGCTGGGGATTTTTCTCTCCCAGGGACTATCCCTTATCACCATAAAATTTTTACAGATAGAAGGGGCACAGTACAGGTTTGTCATCTCTCCTCTGGCTGTGGTGGAATGCCTTGTGTTTTACTCTCTGATCTTCTTTTTTATGAATTGGAGAAATAAAAAAATGCTGGCAAAGCACAGTCTGGTAGAATTCCTCTACGCAGATAAGAAAAATGAGGAGGCTCCGGATGAGAAGCTGGCCGAGAAATTCTTCATGCTGACAGCCTCTGTGATCTGTATGGCGGTAAGCTCCGTTATCTCTGTCATAGACGGATTCAATATGAAGTATATCTCTGCCAGTGTGGTGGTGCTTTTTATCGGAACCTTTTTATTCTTCCGCTCGGTAGCAGGGATCTTTTTGTTTTTGCTGCACAAAAAGAAGAGGCTGTATTACAAGGATTTGAATATGTTCTCCATCCATCAGGTGAGCAGCAAGATCAATTCCACCAACAAAGTGCTGTCCGTGATCTGCCTTCTTCTGTTTCTGTCATTTACCACTATTTCTGTAGGACTGGGAATAAGTGTTTCCGTGTCCAAAGGACTTTCTAAAATGACATCTGCAGATGCAGTGATAGAAAGCTATCGTGAAAATTCGGGGCAGGAGATATCTGTCAAGGATAAGCTGGAACAGCTTGGATTTCCCCTTGAAAAACTGACATCCAGCACTGTGGAAGTGGATCTGTATGAGCAGTCTGACATCTCTATCAGCAGCTTTTTCCTTCCGGGAACACCGGGGAAAGAAAAGCTTTTGAAGGACAGATACAAAAATATGGATCAGCCGCTTTATGTGATGAAGATTTCCGCGTTCAATGATCTGCGCAGGCAGCAAGGCCTTGAACCTATAAACATGGATGGACAGGAATTTTTAATCAACTGTGATGTATCTGAGATCAGTAAGGCATATGAGTATTATGCGGAGCATGGGGAGGCGCCCATAGAGATCAACGGACATTCCCTCTCTCTTATGAAAAATGGTGTCTATCAGATGCCTTATCAGAATGTAAATGTGCTTTCAGACATGGGAACTCTGATCGTGCCCGATGAGGCGGCAGAGGGATTGGAATCTTTTCGTTCCCTTTTAAACTGCATGTATACGGAAAATTCAGAGCAGATGGAAGAGGCTTTTATGGATGCCTGGATGGAACTGAATGATACAGGACTTCGCATTGCTACAAAGAGACTGATCATCACAGAGATCACATCCACCAGCATGACGCTTTCCTATATTGCCGTGTATCTCGGCATTATTTTTCTGATATGTGCCTGCGCGGTTCTGGCACTGCAGCAGACAGCCAATGCCATTGACAATACAGCCCGTTATGAAACCCTGAAAAGGCTGGGAGCCAAAGAATCGTCCATGAGAAAAACACTGCGGACTCAGATTCTGGTATATTTCGGTGTGCCCCTTGTGCTGGGACTTCTCTACTCTGTTGTGGGAATCCGTGTCATGTACACGGAGCTGGGAAATGTTCCTGCAGATGTGATCGCCCAGAATGTATTGTTTGCGTCTGTTATGTTTATATTGGTGTATGGTTCTTATTTCTTTATTACGTATAACAATACAAAAAATATATTAAAATTGGACAGAGATTAGAAAATTTAGGAGGCAGGTGATCCATCACCTGCCTCCTAGTCTCTGTATCAGATTACCTTATATTCTTTCAGAAGATCTTCGATCAGGGTCCCGGAGATTTTCCGCAGAGCCTGTTTCTCAACCAGTTTCATGATCCAGGGCACTTTCATGTCAATGGCTTTCTTGCCGTCCAGCATTTTTGAGGTGGCATCCAAAAGGGCGCGGATATCGTAACAGGAGGCATAGACTTCAGGAACACCGCGGTCCACTTGGAGGAGGGTATAAACAGCCTCCATAGCGGTTCTGACAGAGTATTCTGTGGTGAATACCGTGTCCCGGACCGTATCTGCGAACTGACCGATAAATGCGAAGTTCACACAGGAATCAGGTACCACTTTGGGTCTGTCGCCTGCAGTCCTGGGCATGAAAAATGCAGTGATATAAGGCATCATACAGGGGATGCACCGGGCGGAATGAGCGGCCATATCCGGGATTTCCTCCACGGGAACACCCAGATGATACAGCCATTCCTCTGTGATCTCACGTCCTGTGCACTCACGCATCGGCTTTTTCACATAGTCTCCGGGGACATCCGTGAACAGGCCGTACACCCAGACTACAAGCTGGTCTTTGGGCTGCTCCTTAAAGTGGGGCTGGCGGTTCAGGGTGTAGCTCATCAGCCAGGAGGAATCTTTGCAGGTCACAATACCGCCGGTAACTACTTTTCCGCTGAAAGGATCTCTTTTACAGACTTTTTGGATATAGGGCGGAATCCTGTCATCCAAGGTGGTAACGGTAGCGGATTCCCAGGTGGTTTTATCCGTCTCACTGCAGAATTTGTCAGGATTTCCGAAGGAAGGGTCCTGTGCCGCAATATTTTTCCACAGCTCCCAGCACCCGCCGGGAGTGTCGTTGAACACAGGCGCGTGTTCATCATCTCCCAGACTGGAGTTCTCCGTACAGCTTCCGTTGGTGACAAAGACAAGATCGTCATCCAGAAGATCGATACATTCCTCCTGACCATTGTGGATCATCATGATCTTCCGGGCAGCTTTTTTCTTGGGTGTGATATCAAAAATCACATTGGTGACTCTGGTGTCATACTGGAACTGGACGCCGTGGGCCTCCAGGTACTTCACCATTGGAAGGATCAGGGACTCGTACTGGTTATATTTTGTGAACTTAAGCGCAGACAGATCCGGGAGTCCGCCGATGTGATGGATGAAACGCTGGATATAAAGCTTCATCTCCAGAGCGCTGTGCCAATCCTCAAAGGCGAACATGGTTCTCCAGTAGAGCCAGAAATTGGATCTGAAAAATTCCTCTGTGAAGACGTCGTTTATCTTTTTGTCATACAGATCCTCATCCTTTGTGAAGAAGAGCTGCATGATCTCCATAGCGGCTTTGTCGCTGAGAGCGAATTTATTATCCGTGTGGGCATCCTGGCCTCTGTTCTCTGTCACACGCATGAGAGAGTAATTGGGGTCTTTTTTATTCAGCCAGTAAAATTCGTCCAGGACTGAGGCGTCTTCCACCTCCAGAGAGGGGATGGAGCGGAAGAGATCCCAGAGACATTCAAAATGATCCTCCATCTCACGACCGCCCCGGATGATAAAGCCCTTCTGTGCATCCTTTATGCCGTCACAGGCACCGCCGGGCAGGGACAGCTCCTCCAGAATGTGGATATGTTCCCCTTTCATCTGCCCGTCTCTCACCAGGAAACAGGCGGCTGCCAGGGAAGCCAGACCGGAACCTACCAGATATGCGGATTTGCGGTCAACACCTTCGGGTTTTACGGGACGTGCGAATGCTTCATAATTGCCATTGCTGTAATACATATGAATACCTCCTTGTCTATAGGAATCATTATTTGCTTTTTTATCTGTCTTTACTATAAACGGGGAGAGAAAAGATTGCTATACACAGAAAACGCGCAGTGTCAAAAGTTTAGACACTGCGCGTAAAATGTATAAAAAGATATGGGGGCACTTGTGTTTCCGGCAGAAGGCTTCTCATGGGTAAGCGTAAAACGCCTGCTCAATGCCTTTTATCTGTCCGAAAACGTTCCAATGCCCCGGTAATGGTGCCGTGCACAAGAAGACTCAGACGGTCTGTCATGGCTTCCGGTTTTTCCTTCATGCCGCTTTCAATCCATTCACAGATCAGACCCACAAAAGCGTACTTATAAAAATTGGCAATAAACTGTTTGTCTGTGTCACGGACAGACATACCCTCTGATTTTTCTTCAATGACGCCCAGCAGGAGGCGGTACATCTGCTGAAAGAGAAAATGCTCCAGATATTCCCGGCTGACAGAGTGGTATGTGTTTTTGACAAAATTCCGGTTGCTTAAAATGTAAGAGAGGATCTGGAGAAATCCCTCCTGCCAGGTGTCATAAGTGGTCTTTTCCCCCAGTCTCTTTTCCGCCTCGTTGATGTAGATCCATTCGATCAGATCATAAATATCCTGGAAGTGATAGTAAAAGGTCTGCCGGTTCACACCGCAGTCTTCCGAGATATCCACCACCGTTATCTTTTCCAGGGGTTTTTGTTCCATCAGATGTTTCAGAGACTGGGCCAGTGCCCGTTTTGTGGTCTGCGACATATTCCGCTCCTTTCCGCAGCAGCAGTTATCTCTTCAGTAAATCCCTGTAAAAGCCAGGGTAGGAGATGTCCACACAGTCTGCCTGCAGTATCTCTGTCTCGCCCTGTGCGGCAATGCCGGCCACGGCGAAGGACATGGCGATCCTGTGATCCAGGTGGCTTTCTAGTACAGCACCGTGCAGTGGTCTGCCTCCGTTTATCACCATACCGTCCTCTGTGCCTGTGATGTCGGCACCCATTGCGCTTAAATGATGTACCAGGATATCAAGCCGGTTGGATTCCTTGACTTTAAGCTCCTGTGCGTCCCGGATGACAGTGCTGCCTTCGGCGAAGGCTGCCATTACGGCCAGGATGGGAAGTTCGTCGATGAGTGTGGGAATGACGGCCCCTTCAATGACGGTTCCCTTCAGGGGACTGTGTTTCACCAGCAGATCAGCCACAGGCTCCCTGCCGTGTTCCCTTCGGTTCAGGATTGTAATGTCAGCACCCATTCGGCGGCATATGCGGAGAATACCGTCTCTTGTGGGATTGATGCCCACATTTTTGATCAGCAGTTCGGAGCCGGGAACTAAAAGGGCAGCGGCGATAAAATAAGCAGCAGAGGAGATATCTCCCGGTACAGCTACTTCCTGCCCCATAAGCCGCGGCTCCGGCTGTATGGACACAGTACAGCCGTCTGTCTTAAGGGCAGCACCGAAGCTTGACAGCATACGCTCTGAGTGGTCCCTGGAGACATAAGGCTCTGTGACACTGGTTACGCTGTCCGTGTACAGCCCGGCCAGCAAAATGCAGGACTTCACCTGGGCGGATGCCACAGGGGAGTGATAGTCGATCCCTTTCAGATGACTGCCGCGGATCCTCAGGGGAGCACAGCCGTCACCTGAAAGGCTTTCCACATCAGCTCCCATCATGGTGAGAGGAGTGATGATCCGTTTCATAGGGCGCTTCTGAATGGAAGCATCTCCGGTCAGGGTACTTTCAAAGGACTGTCCTGCCAGGATACCGGATATGAGTCTTGTAGTGGTTCCGCTGTTGCCCGCGTCCAGAATGTCCGCAGGCGCCTGAAGGCCGTGCAGGCCTTTTCCGTGCACCAGGATCTGATCCGGGGACTCCTCAATGTCAATTCCCATTTTCCTGAAGCACGCAATGGTGGAGAGACAGTCGGCGCCTCTCAAAAAATTTGTGATCCGGGTGGTGCCTTCGGAGATGGCTCCCAGCATAACTGCACGGTGGGAGATTGATTTATCTCCGGGAATGGTAACTTCGCCTCTCAGGGCATTTATTTTTTTGAATTTCATGAATGGCTCCTAACGTTCATATATGATGTAGTTCCGCTTTCCAAGCTGTTCTGCTGCTTCCTGCTGGGCTGTCTGATCATAGAAGTCTATTTTCAGTACGCCCTCATCGAACTCCCGGTTGTGGATAATGCCGATGTTTTTTATGCTGATATTGTTCATGGACAGTATGGTGGCAATGGTGGCAATGGCACCTGTCTCGTCAATGATATCGCAGTAGAGGGCATACTCCTTTTTGATGGGGCCGCTGGAGGTGTCGCTGATGGAATCCCTGTACTCTCTGGAATCTGAGAACATCTGATAAAGACCGTCCCCGTCGCGCTGGTCCACCAGGTATTTTGCCTGTACGATCAGGCGGATGAATTCATCCAGGACCTGGGAAATATTCTCCGGGTTTTCCATACAGATCTGCTGCCACATGTAAGGGGAAGAGGAGGCAATCCTGGTAATATCCTTAAAACCGCCGGCGGCAATGGATTTCATATGCTGTGAGGGGGAATCCAGCTTGTTGACCAGATTCACAAGGGCGGCTGCAACCACGTGGGGAAGATGGCTTACGGCAGCGGTAATGTAGTCGTGCTCCTCCCAGGTAAGTATCATGGGCAGGGCACCGATGGAGGTTACAAGCTCTGTGTAAACTCCTATCTTATCAAGCCCTACTTCCTCTGAGGGTGTCAGGATATAGTAAGCATTTTCAATCAGATGGTCCGTGGAATGTTCATAACCGGTCTTTTCACTGCCTGCCATAGGATGACCGCCGATGAAATTAGGGGCCATGGAGAGAGCGGTGATCTCTCTGTGTATCTCTCCCTTTACACTTCCCACATCTGTCAGAATGCAGCCGGGCCTTATGATCTGTTTCAGCCAGGGAAGACATTCTATATTATAGTCCACGGTGGCGCATAGGAAAATAAAATCACAGAGGGCAAATTTGGAATCATGCTCATCACAGGCAATATCCACAATACCGTCAAAGACGGCGTCCTCTAAAGTGTCCCTGGTCCGGTTATAAGCGAGGATCTGGTATTCCGGATGAAATTTCCGGATGGCTTTGGCTATGGAGCCGCCGATCAAACCGAGACCAATAAAGCCAATCGTAGTTGTTTCCATTGAAATATGCTCCTTCTTCTTTTTGTGACAGCAAAAAAGTCTGTATCAGAAGCTTTTGCTGTAATAAACGGCGGATCTTATGTCCGCCAAACAGTATTATTTTATGACAAGGAGCGCCAATTGTCAACGATTTTGCACTTTAAAGCGATAAAACGTAATTTTGACCAATAAAAAAGAAAAATTTCTTGTCTAATTTGAATAAAATACTTGAATTGTTGCTTCCTTTTTAGTAAAATATATACATATCAAAAATTGGGAGGTATTACATATGGACGTTTTCAGAAGCGACAGAATTAGAAATGTGGTCCTGCTCGGTCATGGCGGTGCCGGAAAGACAAGTCTGGTGGAGGCAATGGCTTACTTGTCAGGTATTACGAACCGCTTGGGAAAGGTAACAGATGGTAACACGGTAAGTGATTATGATAAAGAGGAGATCAAAAGAAAATTCTCAATTTCGACATCTGTGGTTCCGATTCAATGGGGAAAAGTAAAAATCAATGTACTGGACACCCCGGGCTATTTCGACTTTGTAGGGGAAGTGGAGGAAGCAGTAGCAGCGGCCGATGCAGCGATCATTGTGGTTTCAGGAAAATCAGGGGTACAGGTGGGAACACAGAAAGCCTGGGAGATGTGTGAAAAGTACAATCTGCCCCGCATGTTCTTTGTGACCGAGATGGATGTGGACAATGTAAGCTACAGGAAAGTAGTGGAAAGCCTGACTGAGCTGTACGGAAAGAAAATTGCGCCGATCCATATGCCGATCCGTGAAAATGAAGAATTCGTAGGCTATGTCAATATTGTAAAACAAGCCGGAAGAAGATACATCGACAGAGGCCAGAAGAAGGAATGCCCGGTTCCCGATTATCTGCAGGAATATCTGGAGCAGTACCATGACATCCTGATGGAGTCCGTAGCAGAGATCAGTGAAGAGTTTATGGACCGTTACTTTGCGGGAGAAGAGTTCTCCGTGGCAGAAGTTTCCGCGGCTCTTAAGATGAACATCTCAGACGGCAGCATCATTCCCGTATGTATGGGCTCTACTGTGAATGTTCAGGGTGTTGCCAACCTGTTGGATGATATCTGCGGCTATTTCCCAAGCCCGGACCAGAAAACATGTGCCGGCATGAATGCCAAGACAAATGAGATCTATCAGGCCAATTATGATTTCGCCAAAGCCAAA is a window encoding:
- a CDS encoding ABC transporter permease gives rise to the protein MAMLSEKNNVSDVMFQRLARNNVKKNMRHYLIYFITLLFSVSMLYTFNSIGAQFSMLNMSDRGSYLAFSSGMMASVSVFISLILGFLVVYANKFLMRRRKKELGIYITLGMRQKDISRMLVKETVIIGGLSLIWGILLGIFLSQGLSLITIKFLQIEGAQYRFVISPLAVVECLVFYSLIFFFMNWRNKKMLAKHSLVEFLYADKKNEEAPDEKLAEKFFMLTASVICMAVSSVISVIDGFNMKYISASVVVLFIGTFLFFRSVAGIFLFLLHKKKRLYYKDLNMFSIHQVSSKINSTNKVLSVICLLLFLSFTTISVGLGISVSVSKGLSKMTSADAVIESYRENSGQEISVKDKLEQLGFPLEKLTSSTVEVDLYEQSDISISSFFLPGTPGKEKLLKDRYKNMDQPLYVMKISAFNDLRRQQGLEPINMDGQEFLINCDVSEISKAYEYYAEHGEAPIEINGHSLSLMKNGVYQMPYQNVNVLSDMGTLIVPDEAAEGLESFRSLLNCMYTENSEQMEEAFMDAWMELNDTGLRIATKRLIITEITSTSMTLSYIAVYLGIIFLICACAVLALQQTANAIDNTARYETLKRLGAKESSMRKTLRTQILVYFGVPLVLGLLYSVVGIRVMYTELGNVPADVIAQNVLFASVMFILVYGSYFFITYNNTKNILKLDRD
- a CDS encoding oleate hydratase, producing MYYSNGNYEAFARPVKPEGVDRKSAYLVGSGLASLAAACFLVRDGQMKGEHIHILEELSLPGGACDGIKDAQKGFIIRGGREMEDHFECLWDLFRSIPSLEVEDASVLDEFYWLNKKDPNYSLMRVTENRGQDAHTDNKFALSDKAAMEIMQLFFTKDEDLYDKKINDVFTEEFFRSNFWLYWRTMFAFEDWHSALEMKLYIQRFIHHIGGLPDLSALKFTKYNQYESLILPMVKYLEAHGVQFQYDTRVTNVIFDITPKKKAARKIMMIHNGQEECIDLLDDDLVFVTNGSCTENSSLGDDEHAPVFNDTPGGCWELWKNIAAQDPSFGNPDKFCSETDKTTWESATVTTLDDRIPPYIQKVCKRDPFSGKVVTGGIVTCKDSSWLMSYTLNRQPHFKEQPKDQLVVWVYGLFTDVPGDYVKKPMRECTGREITEEWLYHLGVPVEEIPDMAAHSARCIPCMMPYITAFFMPRTAGDRPKVVPDSCVNFAFIGQFADTVRDTVFTTEYSVRTAMEAVYTLLQVDRGVPEVYASCYDIRALLDATSKMLDGKKAIDMKVPWIMKLVEKQALRKISGTLIEDLLKEYKVI
- the dhaS gene encoding dihydroxyacetone kinase transcriptional activator DhaS, which produces MSQTTKRALAQSLKHLMEQKPLEKITVVDISEDCGVNRQTFYYHFQDIYDLIEWIYINEAEKRLGEKTTYDTWQEGFLQILSYILSNRNFVKNTYHSVSREYLEHFLFQQMYRLLLGVIEEKSEGMSVRDTDKQFIANFYKYAFVGLICEWIESGMKEKPEAMTDRLSLLVHGTITGALERFRTDKRH
- the aroA gene encoding 3-phosphoshikimate 1-carboxyvinyltransferase codes for the protein MKFKKINALRGEVTIPGDKSISHRAVMLGAISEGTTRITNFLRGADCLSTIACFRKMGIDIEESPDQILVHGKGLHGLQAPADILDAGNSGTTTRLISGILAGQSFESTLTGDASIQKRPMKRIITPLTMMGADVESLSGDGCAPLRIRGSHLKGIDYHSPVASAQVKSCILLAGLYTDSVTSVTEPYVSRDHSERMLSSFGAALKTDGCTVSIQPEPRLMGQEVAVPGDISSAAYFIAAALLVPGSELLIKNVGINPTRDGILRICRRMGADITILNRREHGREPVADLLVKHSPLKGTVIEGAVIPTLIDELPILAVMAAFAEGSTVIRDAQELKVKESNRLDILVHHLSAMGADITGTEDGMVINGGRPLHGAVLESHLDHRIAMSFAVAGIAAQGETEILQADCVDISYPGFYRDLLKR